One window from the genome of Brachyspira hampsonii encodes:
- the flcA gene encoding periplasmic flagellar collar protein FlcA, translating into MDLPEDNDKVSADIDDLDLPEDLDNDKVSADIDDLDLTENLDNDKVSADIDNLDLTENLDNDKVSADIDDLGLPEDLGDDKVSDDIDDLGLPEDLDDKVTADIDGLDLPEDKELEDKIAMDINNDDSEKSNIHSEKLPVLDDLPLPDSLPSIDEDNADLPNEESDNNQKSNISNLDIDNIQNSLDDILENEDSNLDDILSDDKLDEESKKEEPQDDTDLDDLSLDSLTQDEEEPKDEVKEDAKDEKTEEEPHDDTDLDDLSLDSLTQDEEEPKDEVKEDIKDEKVEEEPHDNTDLDDLSLDSLTQDNGDEEPKDEVKEDTKDEKAEEVPQDDTDLDDLSLDSLTQDNGDEEPKDEVKEDTKDEKAEEVPQDDTDLDDLSLDSLTQDNGDEEPKDEVKEDTKDEKAEEVPQDDTDLDDLSLDSLTQDEEEPKDEVKEDIKDEKAEEETHDDIDLDDLSLDDAIEEYGQSPKDEVKDDLDLDDNIDLDDDDVKEENKSISNNIITGGTTLPSPDTANNLPASKYEDVDKDVDTDKVINAIKHLPSITQYHVLDAILNEKLDRISMESLLNALERGESNENITELLNKELGLSLKEEGNKNVLELIPIPNSLKDYAKIIRVAAVFLILFVALVILSFQFIYKPVMANKYYNQGLLSISKGAYDDAERNFAEGERLKPKQIKWYNKYARAYIDRETFNDALKKIQAALDIKPRDFETRITFGYYYRKKGEKELSLEDYTLGEELYNNMLVYTEKKKEKETIYDERGLLMISRAKNLLEPDYYDIAYNNYRDMVNFFGDGVIPRKRAMLIKIYQDNYEQVKALQNHINLLKKDYIDDEVYPKLAKYLLDKDDFYGSRILFENLLAAYPNNLESIVGYADYETRLKHYDRAMEILNTAALPLYESNPFYRGKEYVYNMLGQIYYNLGEYGNAVKNFNEALAINSIYPDANYNLANVYFYREKDYEKAKQHYQTAYDNLAPNLRSDKLLYNLSWIYYSDEEYDRAFEGFNALFQKNPSNSVVSYALGNSLLHLDKANLANGFYRNALSQVLSKRDRLGRLEMRTEGDFILVSYLASLYNNIGVSYAYNANITNTIVNEQEAFKYFVLASEYFDQIRTSNIDLERIEKRTILVDNQNIGAAAYNIMAVQGKRNLKQTAVIDDYIPKDMYYVR; encoded by the coding sequence TTGGATCTTCCTGAAGATAATGATAAAGTATCTGCCGATATAGATGATTTAGATCTTCCTGAAGACTTAGACAATGATAAAGTATCTGCCGATATAGATGATTTAGATCTTACTGAAAACTTAGACAATGATAAAGTATCTGCTGATATAGATAATTTAGATCTTACTGAAAACTTAGACAATGATAAAGTATCTGCCGATATAGATGATTTGGGATTACCTGAAGATTTAGGAGATGATAAAGTATCTGATGATATAGATGATTTAGGATTACCTGAAGATTTAGATGATAAAGTAACTGCTGATATTGATGGTTTAGATCTTCCTGAAGATAAAGAATTGGAAGATAAAATAGCAATGGATATTAACAATGATGATTCAGAAAAAAGCAATATTCATTCAGAAAAATTACCTGTATTAGATGATTTACCTTTACCTGATAGTTTACCTAGTATAGATGAAGACAATGCAGATTTGCCTAATGAGGAATCTGATAATAATCAAAAATCTAATATAAGCAATTTAGACATTGATAATATTCAAAATAGCTTAGATGATATACTAGAAAATGAAGATTCAAATTTAGATGATATTTTATCTGATGACAAATTGGATGAAGAATCTAAAAAAGAAGAACCCCAAGACGATACAGATTTAGATGATTTATCTTTAGACAGCCTCACTCAAGATGAAGAAGAACCTAAAGATGAGGTTAAAGAAGATGCTAAAGATGAAAAAACTGAAGAAGAGCCTCATGATGATACAGATTTAGATGATTTATCTTTAGACAGCCTCACTCAAGATGAAGAAGAACCTAAAGATGAGGTTAAAGAAGACATTAAAGATGAAAAAGTTGAAGAAGAGCCTCATGATAATACTGATTTAGATGACTTATCTTTAGACAGCCTCACTCAAGATAATGGTGATGAAGAGCCTAAAGATGAGGTTAAAGAAGACACTAAAGATGAAAAAGCTGAAGAAGTGCCTCAAGACGATACAGATTTAGACGACTTATCTTTAGACAGCCTCACTCAAGATAATGGTGATGAAGAGCCTAAAGATGAGGTTAAAGAAGATACTAAAGATGAAAAAGCTGAAGAAGTGCCTCAAGACGATACAGATTTAGATGATTTATCTTTGGATAGTCTCACTCAAGATAATGGTGATGAAGAGCCTAAAGATGAGGTTAAAGAAGACACTAAAGATGAAAAAGCTGAAGAAGTGCCTCAAGACGATACAGATTTAGACGACTTATCTTTAGACAGCCTCACTCAAGATGAAGAAGAACCTAAAGACGAAGTTAAAGAAGACATTAAAGATGAAAAAGCTGAAGAAGAGACTCATGACGATATAGATTTAGATGATTTATCTTTAGATGATGCTATAGAAGAATACGGACAATCACCTAAAGATGAAGTTAAAGATGATCTGGATCTGGACGATAACATAGATCTAGACGATGATGATGTAAAAGAAGAAAATAAAAGCATTTCTAATAATATAATTACAGGAGGTACTACTCTTCCATCTCCTGATACAGCTAATAATCTGCCGGCTTCTAAATATGAGGATGTGGATAAAGATGTAGATACTGATAAAGTTATCAATGCTATAAAACATCTTCCTTCTATCACACAATATCATGTTTTAGATGCCATACTTAATGAGAAATTAGACAGAATCTCTATGGAATCTTTGCTTAATGCCTTAGAAAGAGGAGAGTCTAATGAAAACATTACAGAATTATTAAATAAAGAATTAGGTTTAAGCCTTAAAGAAGAAGGCAATAAAAATGTATTAGAACTTATACCTATACCTAATTCATTAAAAGATTATGCTAAAATAATAAGAGTTGCGGCTGTATTTTTAATATTATTTGTAGCTTTAGTGATTTTATCTTTCCAATTTATTTATAAACCTGTAATGGCAAATAAATACTATAATCAAGGTTTATTAAGCATATCAAAGGGAGCTTATGATGATGCTGAGAGAAACTTTGCCGAAGGTGAAAGATTAAAACCAAAACAGATAAAATGGTATAATAAATATGCAAGGGCTTATATTGACAGAGAAACTTTCAATGATGCTCTTAAAAAAATACAGGCTGCTTTAGATATTAAGCCTAGAGATTTTGAAACTAGAATAACTTTCGGATACTATTATAGAAAGAAAGGAGAAAAAGAATTATCATTAGAAGACTATACATTAGGCGAAGAATTGTATAATAATATGTTAGTTTATACTGAAAAGAAAAAAGAAAAAGAAACTATATATGATGAACGCGGTCTTCTCATGATAAGCAGAGCCAAAAATTTACTAGAGCCTGACTATTATGATATAGCTTATAATAATTATAGAGATATGGTTAATTTCTTTGGAGATGGTGTAATTCCTAGAAAAAGAGCTATGCTTATAAAAATTTATCAGGATAATTATGAGCAGGTAAAAGCACTTCAAAATCATATAAACTTATTGAAAAAAGATTATATTGATGATGAAGTTTATCCTAAATTAGCCAAATACTTACTTGATAAAGATGATTTTTACGGCTCAAGAATACTGTTTGAAAATCTATTAGCTGCATATCCTAATAATTTGGAATCTATAGTAGGTTATGCTGATTATGAAACAAGATTAAAGCATTATGACAGAGCTATGGAAATACTTAATACAGCAGCACTTCCTTTATATGAATCTAATCCTTTCTATAGAGGAAAAGAATATGTATATAATATGTTAGGTCAAATATATTATAATTTAGGTGAATATGGAAATGCAGTTAAAAACTTTAATGAGGCTTTAGCTATTAATTCAATATACCCTGATGCTAATTATAATTTGGCTAATGTTTATTTCTATAGAGAAAAAGATTATGAAAAGGCAAAACAGCATTATCAAACAGCTTATGATAATTTAGCACCTAATCTTAGAAGCGATAAACTTTTATATAATTTGTCTTGGATATATTATTCAGATGAAGAATATGACAGAGCATTTGAAGGATTCAATGCATTATTCCAAAAAAATCCTAGCAACAGTGTTGTTTCTTATGCTTTAGGAAATTCGCTTTTACATTTGGATAAAGCTAATTTAGCCAATGGATTCTACAGAAATGCTTTAAGTCAGGTATTATCTAAGAGAGACAGATTAGGCAGATTGGAAATGCGTACAGAAGGAGATTTTATACTTGTGAGTTATTTAGCAAGCCTTTACAATAATATAGGTGTTTCTTATGCTTACAACGCTAATATTACAAATACTATTGTTAATGAACAGGAAGCATTTAAATATTTTGTATTAGCAAGCGAATATTTTGATCAGATAAGAACTTCAAATATAGATTTAGAAAGAATAGAAAAAAGAACCATACTTGTTGATAATCAAAATATAGGGGCAGCTGCTTATAATATAATGGCGGTACAAGGAAAAAGAAATTTGAAGCAGACAGCTGTTATAGATGATTATATACCAAAAGATATGTATTATGTCAGATAA
- a CDS encoding LuxR C-terminal-related transcriptional regulator has protein sequence MKDLTCNICDKRSSCRQLCQAMEKTLNNSIGTNKSYSENTVKDYNLYVDNMYNIIYTHGLSDIENRDVKRIIIAILTKDQIELLQLYSQGYTQKEIGEKLNVTQSSISQKLEAIKRELKTSLVEVIPYVV, from the coding sequence ATGAAGGATTTAACATGCAATATTTGTGATAAAAGAAGTTCATGCAGACAATTATGTCAGGCTATGGAAAAAACTTTAAATAATAGTATAGGCACAAATAAATCTTATTCTGAGAATACAGTTAAAGACTATAATTTATATGTAGATAACATGTACAATATTATATATACTCACGGACTTTCTGATATTGAAAATAGAGATGTAAAACGCATAATAATAGCAATATTAACAAAAGATCAAATAGAGCTATTGCAATTATATTCACAAGGCTATACACAAAAAGAAATAGGCGAAAAATTAAATGTAACTCAAAGCAGCATATCTCAAAAATTAGAGGCAATAAAGAGAGAATTAAAAACCTCACTTGTTGAGGTTATTCCTTACGTTGTTTAA